One region of Gossypium raimondii isolate GPD5lz chromosome 6, ASM2569854v1, whole genome shotgun sequence genomic DNA includes:
- the LOC105774565 gene encoding protein WHAT'S THIS FACTOR 1 homolog, chloroplastic: protein MAIPFIINKVLLNKSVHIQRLLSNHHQMLDLLSMRRMWYQQTMFGWFQIKPMTSSRRVQDRSKNKRIHYLEIVKEKWKILSKVLFLMELLKKEKEMVIPLRSLDRYRKQLNLPKPHKITDFIRKCPKLFELYKDQRGTLWCGMTKGAEDLLEEEERLIEEQSTKAVEYVTRILMMSVDKRIQLDKIAHFRRDFGLPIEFRTKWVNQYPQHFRVEKSKDGVEFLELVNWDPAWAITELEKRTLGLNDGIGREPGILSLPFPLKFPPNYKKVYRHGGKIEHFQKRSYLSPYADARELKAGSLEFDKRAVAVMHELLSFTIEKRLVTDHLTHFRRELVMPQKLMRLLLKHFGIFYVSERGKRFSVFLTEAYEGSELIEKCPLVLWKEKVLSLIGYRGKKKEVPTFSDLSDMEERDIIEEKDIIEGDTEMEDTCADFEEEEIMGGLDAVSPTNDDELEISHFCNSYKGTS from the coding sequence ATGGCCATTCCGTTTATTataaacaaagttttgttgaataAATCCGTCCATATCCAGCGACTACTTTCAAACCACCACCAAATGCTTGATCTTTTGTCAATGAGAAGGATGTGGTACCAACAAACCATGTTTGGGTGGTTTCAAATCAAACCAATGACTTCCAGTAGACGAGTCCAAGACCGTAGCAAGAACAAAAGAATTCACTATCTcgaaattgtaaaagagaaatggaaaatattatCAAAAGTACTGTTTTTGATGGAacttttaaagaaagaaaaagagatggtTATCCCCTTAAGGTCATTGGACAGATACAGGAAGCAACTTAATTTGCCAAAACCCCATAAAATAACTGATTTTATTAGGAAATGTCCCAAGTTGTTTGAATTATACAAGGATCAAAGGGGAACCTTATGGTGTGGAATGACTAAAGGAGCTGAGGATTTGTTGGAAGAAGAGGAAAGGTTGATTGAGGAACAATCAACCAAAGCTGTTGAGTATGTTACTAGGATTTTAATGATGTCAGTTGATAAAAGGATTCAGTTAGATAAGATTGCTCATTTTAGGAGAGATTTTGGTTTGCCAATTGAGTTTAGGACCAAGTGGGTGAATCAGTATCCCCAACATTTTAGGGTGGAAAAATCTAAAGATGGGGTTGAGTTTTTGGAGCTTGTAAATTGGGATCCTGCTTGGGCTATTACAGAGTTGGAGAAAAGAACATTGGGTTTGAATGATGGGATTGGACGTGAACCGGGTATACTTTCTTTGCCTTTTCCTTTGAAGTTCCCTCCTAACTACAAAAAGGTGTATAGACATGGAGGGAAGATTGAGCATTTTCAGAAAAGGTCTTATTTGTCTCCCTATGCAGATGCTAGGGAGCTGAAAGCGGGGTCATTGGAATTTGATAAGAGGGCGGTTGCAGTTATGCACGAGTTACTTAGCTTTACCATTGAGAAGAGATTGGTGACTGACCATCTCACTCATTTTCGACGGGAACTTGTGATGCCACAGAAGTTGATGAGGCTTCTTTTGAAGCATTTTGGCATCTTTTATGTTTCTGAAAGGGGGAAGAGGTTTAGTGTCTTCTTGACTGAAGCTTATGAAGGTTCTGAGCTGATTGAGAAATGCCCATTGGTGCTTTGGAAGGAAAAGGTCCTGAGCCTTATTGGTTATAGAGGAAAGAAGAAAGAGGTTCCTACTTTCAGTGACCTGTCAGACATGGAGGAAAGGGATATAATTGAGGAAAAGGATATTATCGAGGGTGATACTGAGATGGAAGACACATGTGCAGATTTTGAGGAAGAGGAAATCATGGGTGGTTTAGATGCTGTTTCACCTACTAATGATGATGAGTTGGAGATTTCTCATTTTTGCAATTCATACAAAGGCACTAGTTAA